The Sphingobium sp. BYY-5 genome contains a region encoding:
- a CDS encoding L-threonylcarbamoyladenylate synthase produces the protein MTIANPAYSTRSCRYSAEALREAALLIRAGEPVAVPTETVYGLAADATDSHAVAAIYSAKGRPSFNPLIVHVADREMARGLADFSPVAERLADRFWPGPLTLVLPVRADSGLSPLVTAGLPTVALRLPAHPAMRALIRESSRPLAAPSANRSGSISPTRAEHVLDSLGGKVRMILDEGPTSEGLESTIAAPEAGRIRLLRPGPVTAAMLEEATGLPVVTGNNDGDDGKVEAPGQLASHYAPSKPVRLDALRAEADEYLIGFGLMPCHINLSAEADLREAGTNLFAALHIADASAAARIAIAPIPTEGIGAAINDRLRRAAA, from the coding sequence GTGACTATCGCCAATCCAGCCTATTCCACCAGATCCTGCCGCTACAGCGCCGAGGCGTTGCGTGAGGCGGCCTTGCTCATCCGTGCCGGCGAACCCGTCGCCGTCCCGACCGAAACGGTCTACGGCCTTGCCGCCGACGCGACCGACAGCCATGCGGTGGCGGCGATCTACAGCGCCAAGGGCCGCCCCAGTTTCAATCCGCTGATCGTCCATGTCGCCGATCGGGAGATGGCGCGTGGGCTGGCGGATTTCTCGCCCGTCGCGGAACGGCTCGCCGACCGTTTCTGGCCCGGTCCGCTGACACTGGTGCTGCCCGTGCGCGCCGACAGCGGCCTGTCGCCGCTCGTCACCGCCGGCCTGCCCACGGTCGCGCTGCGCCTGCCCGCCCATCCGGCGATGCGCGCGCTGATCCGGGAAAGCAGCCGCCCTCTGGCGGCCCCTTCCGCCAATCGCAGCGGGTCGATCAGCCCGACGCGCGCGGAGCATGTGCTCGACAGCCTGGGCGGCAAGGTGCGGATGATCCTGGACGAAGGGCCGACCAGCGAGGGCCTGGAATCCACCATCGCCGCGCCGGAAGCGGGCCGCATCCGCCTGCTGCGCCCCGGCCCCGTCACCGCCGCCATGCTGGAGGAAGCGACTGGCCTGCCGGTCGTCACCGGCAATAACGATGGGGACGACGGGAAGGTCGAGGCGCCCGGCCAGCTCGCAAGCCATTATGCGCCGTCCAAGCCGGTGCGGCTGGACGCGCTGCGGGCCGAGGCCGACGAATATCTGATCGGCTTCGGCCTGATGCCCTGCCACATCAACCTCAGCGCGGAAGCAGACCTGCGGGAAGCGGGCACGAACCTGTTCGCCGCCCTGCACATCGCCGACGCCAGCGCAGCGGCCCGGATCGCGATCGCCCCCATCCCGACCGAGGGCATCGGCGCGGCCATCAACGACCGGCTCAGGCGCGCGGCGGCGTAA
- a CDS encoding ATP-binding protein: MTDDLLTRIAEALERLAPPPPVSANLAAAPAYIWDGHAIHGVEAFAPVAYDLLTGIDAQKGSLLENTRRHAAGHAAHDVLLWGARGTGKSAVVAAVVGQLQAEGQDVALLQCAIDELASLPALFSLLRGTTRPFVLFLDDLGFDEQGVGDARSLRSLLQGGTAARPANVRLYVTSNRRHIVPRHLSEQDDPVNPRDVVDDKMALSDRFGLSLGFHAIDQDAYVAIVGGYAGKLGLSFDPLEAIQWATQRGSRSGRVAWQYVVELAGRNGLTV, encoded by the coding sequence ATGACCGATGACCTTCTCACCCGCATTGCCGAAGCGCTGGAACGGCTTGCGCCGCCGCCGCCCGTTTCCGCCAATCTGGCCGCCGCGCCCGCTTATATATGGGACGGCCATGCGATCCATGGGGTGGAGGCTTTCGCGCCGGTGGCGTACGATTTGCTGACCGGCATCGACGCACAGAAGGGATCGCTGCTGGAGAATACCCGCCGTCACGCCGCCGGTCACGCCGCGCATGACGTGCTGCTGTGGGGCGCGCGCGGCACCGGCAAGTCGGCCGTGGTCGCGGCGGTCGTCGGCCAGTTGCAGGCGGAGGGGCAGGACGTCGCCCTGCTGCAATGCGCGATCGATGAACTGGCGAGCCTGCCTGCGCTGTTTTCGCTGCTGCGCGGCACGACGCGGCCCTTTGTGCTGTTCCTCGACGATCTGGGCTTTGACGAGCAAGGAGTGGGCGATGCGCGGTCGCTGCGTTCGCTGTTGCAGGGCGGGACGGCGGCGCGGCCGGCCAATGTCCGCCTCTATGTGACGTCGAACCGCCGCCATATCGTGCCGCGCCACCTGTCGGAGCAGGATGATCCCGTCAATCCGCGCGACGTGGTGGACGACAAGATGGCGCTGTCCGACCGGTTCGGGCTGAGCCTGGGCTTCCATGCGATCGACCAGGACGCCTATGTCGCGATCGTCGGTGGTTATGCGGGCAAGCTGGGGCTCAGTTTCGATCCCCTGGAAGCGATCCAGTGGGCAACCCAGCGCGGCAGCCGGTCAGGCCGCGTCGCCTGGCAATATGTGGTCGAACTGGCCGGGCGGAATGGGCTGACAGTCTGA
- the msrA gene encoding peptide-methionine (S)-S-oxide reductase MsrA, which translates to MADEIATLAGGCFWCTEAVYQNLKGVKAVTSGYIGGTLPNPTYEQVCSGATGHAEAIRIAYDPAVISYADLLDIFFATHNPTTLNRQGNDIGTQYRSAIFPHSAAQEEEARAGIERAQADQADPIVTAIELDAPWYPAEDYHQKYWDRVGDQNPYCMAVIPPKLAKLRKGFAARIEA; encoded by the coding sequence ATGGCCGACGAAATCGCGACGCTTGCCGGGGGATGCTTCTGGTGCACCGAGGCGGTGTATCAGAACCTCAAGGGCGTGAAGGCGGTGACGAGCGGCTATATCGGCGGCACGCTGCCCAATCCGACCTATGAACAGGTCTGCTCCGGCGCGACCGGCCATGCCGAAGCGATCCGCATCGCCTATGACCCGGCGGTGATTTCCTATGCCGACCTGCTCGACATCTTCTTCGCGACGCATAATCCGACGACGCTGAACCGCCAGGGTAACGACATCGGCACCCAATATCGGTCCGCGATCTTCCCCCATTCGGCCGCCCAGGAGGAAGAGGCACGCGCAGGCATCGAGCGGGCGCAGGCGGACCAGGCCGACCCGATCGTCACCGCGATCGAACTGGACGCGCCCTGGTATCCGGCGGAGGATTATCACCAGAAATATTGGGACCGGGTCGGCGACCAGAATCCCTACTGCATGGCCGTAATCCCGCCCAAGCTCGCCAAACTACGCAAAGGCTTCGCCGCGCGGATCGAGGCCTGA